The Pseudoalteromonas ruthenica genome has a window encoding:
- a CDS encoding YSC84-related protein, whose amino-acid sequence MKLSKSVLTYSFIFTLFAVLTGCASTGTPAQKRQVVQDMRSDTLNRLYDQKPDVRNQLTSAAGYAVFDNANVNVIFASFGGGYGVAKNNRTGEWTYMKMGEAGLGLGLGVKDFNVVMVFHTEDALNYFIKNGWAFGGNADAAAKHKTEGGAVAAEAQVGDVTIYSMTETGLALQAVLKGTKFWKDDELN is encoded by the coding sequence ATGAAACTATCGAAATCGGTGCTAACGTATTCTTTTATTTTCACTTTGTTCGCGGTGCTGACTGGATGTGCAAGCACTGGCACGCCAGCGCAGAAGCGACAAGTAGTTCAAGATATGCGCAGTGATACTCTTAATCGCCTTTATGACCAGAAGCCGGATGTTCGTAATCAACTAACCTCTGCAGCAGGTTACGCCGTATTTGATAATGCCAATGTGAACGTAATCTTTGCAAGTTTTGGCGGTGGCTATGGTGTTGCAAAAAATAATCGCACCGGCGAATGGACCTATATGAAAATGGGTGAAGCTGGGCTAGGGTTAGGCTTAGGAGTTAAAGATTTTAATGTAGTGATGGTGTTTCATACCGAAGATGCACTCAATTATTTCATTAAGAATGGTTGGGCATTTGGTGGTAACGCCGATGCTGCTGCAAAGCATAAAACTGAAGGTGGAGCCGTTGCCGCTGAAGCCCAAGTTGGCGATGTGACTATTTATTCCATGACTGAAACAGGGTTAGCTCTGCAAGCAGTTCTAAAAGGAACCAAGTTTTGGAAAGATGACGAATTAAATTAA